The genomic interval GTGCTCTATAACTATTCTGTGTTCAAATTTATTATCTGCTCTGAATCCGCAGTGCCAGCAGTtcagtttttattaaatataatgcaaGTTTATGAAAGACGTTTTCTGCATCCGAATCGATGAAGATATACTTCTTGTCAGCAGGCATTTTATATGTTAATGGAACAATGTATAATAAAGTTAAATTCATGTAGTATTGAAACCGGTGTTACAGCCAAtgatatgagacgcgttctgagaaaactgggcataatgcatgtgcataaagtgtcgtcccagattagcctgtgcagttcgcacaggctaatcagggacgaaaatttccgcctcaattggattttcgctaagaagagacttcatttaaaccaaaaatgtcataaaagcgcaaagtgtcgtccctgattagcctgtgaagactgcacaggctaatttgggacggcactttacgcacatacattatgcccagttttctcagaacacgcctTATATGGTCATGCATTGACAAATAAAGATCTTATTATGATGTTTAAACGaatgacatgtaatatttatacattgtacacatttatttgttTTCCTAAAAGGCACCGTGTAAGGGACGGACGTTCGGACGAAGCAGCCACGTGTATTACAACAATGCCTGCACTAAACAACCAATATATGAAAATGCAGGTGTCATGGATCCTAGGTTTTCTACAGAGCGACTGCATTCAACACTTaatgtaagtgttgttttttttagttttctatCCTTGTTATGTTAATAGTTAAGTGTACATTTACGACACTAATTTTGCTAATACACTACACtaaaaaaacaattatgtgtCTGTATTTCGACGTTTAAAAGATCCCCCCGAGCCTTAGGCTGCATGATGTGCGGCCCCGGAGTGTGCCCCGGCACTCCTACCTTATAGACTTACTATACTCACGAATGTATGACGAATTTAACATTCTAGCTGCTTTTTCTAACTGTTACTGAATTATTTTCAATTTCGATGTGGtattgtgttgtgtgtgtgtttgtcgGTGGGGGGGGGGTACCCAGAGGAAActccacctgtccggtatggttacCACTAACCAAACACATGCTTTCGGAACGGGGATTCAACCCGATTCTCTTAGGGAACGCGTGCACTCAACACTGCGCCATACGGAAGTGATGACATACGTATGACGATTGCATTTTCTTGGTAAATGTATTTGTAGAACGTTGCAGCTTTTTAAACAACATCATATGTGAGTATACTCTTCGTCTTAAATCATGCGTTATGTGGCCACCAAAATGCACTGTTGTGTTATGGTCGTTCAATGTCGCTCGTGACATCACTAAAATATTGTAGATTTCCACTGCCCAATAAAGCGAAtcgttatttgtttatttgtgtatttttatttatctttttgcATTGTTTAACAACCAATTCTGTCGGAGTCCACGGAAAAATAACAATATGATTCCACGTAAGCACAATTAGCAAGTTCAGGCTGTTGTGAATGTATTAACATAAAAAGTCTGTTTATAAAACAAAGTGCGATTTATGAGTGAAACTGAGGGCCGTGAATTTTAATTCTTACATTTAACGTCCGTAGGTGCATAATGAAACTTAGGGACAATCCTATACACAAATGATTTATTTTCACCGTAACATATACCTTTATTAAAGCAGTCCGCATTCACCCCTTTATATTTATATCTGTTATCAATGTTGACACATTTCATACAAGGAAGTCATTTATCTAAATCAATGAAAGCTACACACAATCCTTTATAACTTATATCAATTGACGAatgtatatatgtgtcttgttctgagaaaactgggcttaatgcttgtgcgtaaagtgtcgttccagattaacctgtgcaaaacaaaatatcacgaaagcggaaagtgtcgtccctgattagcctaagcggaatgcacatgctaatctgggacgacttcgcaaatgcattgaacccccttttcacagagcacggcaaatGTTTATATACCGAAACTGACCAACTGTCAATACGCGAAAACATGCCTAACATgcttacagaacagaacagaacatgtgttttattatgacttgcacaatgtacatcgtcaatataacaaaacaaacaaagcataaTTAAGAACATTCATGTCACGGTAATCATATATTTACAGTAACTACGGTATACCTGTATATACGGTATACCTGgtctttattataaaacttattacatttgattgtgatatacatacatattgtgatattcaaaatgttaaagtatgtGTCCTTGTTTTACgaggatgaacttacatttaacaatgagtttcttttatttaatgcgtatttaataaaaagagaaattttaattaatttggttttgttatcaatgcccaacatttccaaaaatttaaacattgatGGGCGTTGGTAATaatactttggtacatatttttttGCGTATCTCCtctaaaaatggacatataagcataaaatgatattcatcttcaatatcatgtgaattacaaaataaacaataacgctgATCCCTAGcaattctatttctaccatatCTACCGGTTTGTATTCTTAGTGGGTGAACCGATAGTCTTAGCCTACAGAAAAACATTCTTAGGCTGCTAGGTAGTAAATCGAGGTATGATTCGTAAtgcaaattgtttttgaaaagtaCATAAGTAGTAAGAACATGGTTTGTTTGCATGCTCTGGGACCATTCCTGAATAAAATTGTCAGTGATacgttgtttaaaaatacaaataaatgatttaaaatcgacATTTTCAGCGTCTTCAAAAATATAAGAGAAACCATGATTGCTTAGCAATAACTTAACATTATATACCCAATTTTTTAAGCCAGCGTAACAATCTGTTTTGGCCTGCTCgtaaacctttttaataataatattatctgtatgtataattttactccagtatttaataatttgtatatacCTTGTAATGAACAGAGGGTATCGACCTAACTCCCCATATACACCCGCATTAGTTGTATTagctttaagttttaaaatacgtttgcaaaatttcagATGTATTCTCTCTAGTTCTTTTGATTGCGTAAATCCCCATACCTCTGCTGAATATTTAAGTATAGAGCCAACAAATGAATCAAAAAGTTGACACAGTATCTTTGGCTTTAGAtcgtactttttacaatgttgCAATAGTACGTTTAGTGCCTTAATTGCTTTACCTGCTAAATATTCTTGATTCAGCTTAAAACTCCCTGTGTAGTTGAAAACAGTGCCAAGATAATTAAAATCGTCTACAACAGTTAATTCTTTGCCATCAAAATTCCATTTTTCATTTGACAATAGTCTGCCCCTCTTCctgaaaaccataatttttgttttgtcagTGTTGACAGTAAGTCCCCATGTTTTACAATAAGAGTGCAAAAGATTAACATTGGTTTGCAATTCATCTGGCGATTTCGCAAAAATGgccatatcgtctgcaaaaagTAAAAGCATTAACACAATATCGTCAAATAATAATCCCGAAGTAGGttcattttgcaaataaagttcaaggtcattaacaaagaatgaaaacaagaTCGGCTAGATTACCTCCCCCTGCCTTAAACCAACTGCATATTCAAAAAAGTCGGAGTAGGTGTTACATGATTTTACACATGATTTTACTTTATTATACATATCACGTATGATTCTTAACAATTTACCTTGTATTCCTGATTTGTACATTTTCAGCCAAAGGGCATTTCGATAAATCGAGTCAAAGCATTTAAACATgtccacaaaaataacataaagacgtTTATTATGATTCAGATAATTTTGGATTACTGACAAAAGTATAAAAACGGCATCAACGGTTGATCTCCCTTTCCGAAATCCGAACTGGGCGTccgaaataatattgttttcattacaGAAAGATTCAATCCGCTTGTTTATTACAGTGGTAAATAGCTTAGACAAACAGCTTACAAGTGTTACACCTCGGTAGTTACTAGCATTTTCAGTATCCCCCTTTTTGTGAATTGGCACAATTACCCCCTCGGTCCACTTATCAGGAAAATACCCCGAGTTTAAAATAGCATTGAATATATCACACAGATGAGATCCTAAAATATCCACGCTTTCCATGAAATACTCATTCAGCAaattatcatagccacatgctttGCGTGATTTCAAAAACCTAACGGCATTTAAAATTTCGTCTGTGGTGATAGGTTTATCAAGCTCTGGGAACGGGACATCACAGTTATTAAAATTGTTTGAGCGACAAAATTGCTCTGCCTCGTCATTTGAACATTGTGAAATATCATTACTAAGAGTCGAGAAATAGTAATAAAAATCATCATTTGAAATTGTGTTACTCTTTCTtttcttattatgtttaaaatgcttCCAAAAATCCCTAGGTTTGGCGTGCTTTAATTTCTCTAATActaaaagtttattattttcaaataatcgtttctttttatttattacagATTTATAATTTGCTTTGTGTGCGCAAAGTAACAGTCTACTCTCTGATGTTTTACACCTATTAAATTGTTCAGAGCttgtaaatatatactttttgattgAGCACACTCATAATCGAACCAGTCCGCATTCTTAACATGCGCTTCGTCGTTATAAGAAACAGTTTTATGTACAGCATGGTTTAAAAACAACGGATCGGCTACTTCACGCATAATTGCTGTAAAAGAGTTCAGTAGTGTATTTATAGACTCCCTGTTTTGTAGACTATTACTATGACCAAAGGTCAAGTTATTAAGTTCGGTAAGTCGACTTATAATAGCACCTCTGAATTTATCCCTTTTAGATAGATCCCATTTTATGTTTACATAATGTTCATATATCTCTTTCGGATGATCAAAATTCACATGTATCGAAAAACTAATTGGTGTATGGTCGCTATATACGTTAAGATCTTCAACCGTAAAACTATTAATTCGCGAAAAATTGCATTCTTTTGTGAGCAGATAGTCAATTAACGACGCGCCTTGTTGCGatataaatgtaaacttgtcTGTGTCGGGAAATCTACCGTTAAGAATGCGTACACTGGTTGATTGACATAGGTCAATCAGTTTAACACCATGATTGTTTACAATGTTATCGGGTGAGGCCCGGTAGAGTGGTTCATCTGGAATATAATCGATATGATCAATACAATCAGTCATTCTATCATGAATAATATAATCACATTTAGAGCCTACACGACTATTAAAATCTGCAACTACATAAACATATCCGAATGGATCGTATAAATTAATATCTGATTCTAAAACATCaaatatatcaacattaaaaatagTGTACGCTGGAGAATCTTCACACCATGCGTAAACACCACATACATAAGCATCATTGTCAATATGGAAAACATCCTTATCCAATTTAATCCATATAACAGTGTCTAAAAGGTTCCTAATAATTTCAACACCGTGAGAAATTGCATCTTTTATATAAAGGACAGTTCCACCACTCGAGCGCTTCGCATTGCGATTTTGGAATTTTCTGAAGAAATTGAAAGATTTGTAGCCGGGTATATCAACGTCGCTTACCAAGCTCCTCATACTCTTTCATGAAACGGATGCTACCATCTTTTTATTGTAAGCCCTCGCACAAAGCACATAGCTTTTAGGGACATTTAAACCAACTAAGCAAGAGTGTTATTGTCTGAGTGTGCATATTTGCAGCATTACAAATCTATTCAtctaaacaatttgtttgtagaaTACCCAAGCGAacaattggacggatgaacagtCTTTGGAAACGGATCCTTATATTTCCTTGGTAAGTATTGCCTTTACATTTGCAGTATTATGATTACTTTTTGAGCCGAATTAGGCGAAAATGGTTTTTATGCTatatatgcggccagcgtagcccCAGACAAGCGTGCACAATCACTATAAAGTCACGCGATCTGTCGTAGCGTCATTAGCGGACAGGGTGACTAGACTGCCCGTGgtgctacgctggccgcatacgaCAGAAGACCCAGCACCTATTTTCAACTGAAGCGGGTCATACATATAAGTCATCAGTATGTTCgtacaatgtgaaacacattaaAGGGCAACGCatgattaaataatttatttccaGCTGATATTCATTATATTTCAACGTAACCATACAACAAAACAACTTTTTGATGATTCAATGGTTAATAATCGAGTagatttttttgaatttttttattatttgcaatGGTATCATATAATTGCGGCGTGTTTCAGAACGAAGTCCGTGAACAAGACTTAACGAATGACGAAGACAGCACGCGCGTTAAGAGTCCTGCTGGTCGACTTGATGAAGACAGTTTGACAGAACATTCTTTAGACGCCACtcatttgaaagtaaaaatatttcaaattaaatattttactacATGACTATAAAACTAAAAAACAACCCTTTATGAAAATTATATAGTAAACCAAAACAATGTTTAGCAGCGGTCAAAATGCTTATTTCAGGGCATATATTAACTTTGAGGTGTATCATTATTTTCACTCTACATTAAAGTGTAAATTACCAAAGGGAAGAGCCTCTCTGAGTGCCGAATGCACACGCGATATCACTTCGGTTTGGTTAATCACTAATATAAATTGTGGTCACTTATTAAGTTCAATAGTAGTTGCAACACTTATAATAATAACGAACATGATGGAGtcggtgatgatgatgaagatgaattTGATGAATAAAATATGTCCAATATTTAAGTCATCAGAATTCGTTGGCGTCGAAATtccataaattgtttattttaaaatcacgtAATTACAgagaatattttatacaaatttaaGAAATATGTTAAGGGTATTTGACAACAAAAAATACTAATATAATTCGTGATAATTTGTTATAAGTTGCTTACTCAACTGATGATCATGTTTTTCTTTAGCAGCCTGCATCTCATCGCTCGAGCAAACGATCCTCTAGTACATATGACTCCGGTCGAGGGAGTGGCAGCAAAAAGCGATCAATCAAGCGATGGCTAGAGGCAACACCGCGACAGCACATCGAGCATATGGTCAACACTTACAGGCCACATATCACACAAACAATATCCGTAAAGGAGATGCTCGTACATGTAGAGACCGCTATGAGTAAGTTGACTAAactaaaatgaaatgtaagtagcttgcacacacaaaaaacatttgaATGCTAATCTTTCATTTTAACACGAAGTCCATGTACACTGTTgttatgtatattgtatattattattttgtgttttagGCAAACATGGATATAGCACTCTCGAGGCATTGTTGGACAAGAAGCCAGAAACAGAATTAGCTGAAATGCTTCTCGAGTCGATCGAGGTGTCGAATGAGCCAGGGAAATGGCAGACATTTATCAACGCATTAGAGAAATTGGGTGAAAATATATCTAAAGAAACTGCCATTTAAAAGGGCCCAACGAGCAAATTCTTAAATCAATCTTGACTTTATTAAAAACTATACTTTATAATCATTGATTGATACACCTAGATCTACATAGAAATAAACAAATGAtgcattttgtaataacaatatttttataatatagacCTTATTTGTTATTATGTGTTCATTTTGGTGTCATTATTGTAAATATTCAACCTAACATATGTTGGACTGGTTTATTTAACAAGCATGATAGCGCAATAAGTCAAtgcaattttatattaattttcctttttaaattacatttgatAAACTCAATTATATATCACTTTAAGTGCAATAATATACCAGCAAAAAATGAAGTACATTCTACTAGAAATCCAGTTTTTCCTTGCCATTGTCTctttaaaaaggaaaaacaaactTGTCATAGCATTCTATAACAATACCTAGAATTCTATAGCAATACTTCAAGTGTGGCTGTTAGTCGTTTGAATGTTACTTTTTAAAGACTGATTTAAAGTTAAATGATGTTTACTTAATCCATGCACTTTATTTTATCAGAATACGGACCTTTGCTCAAACTCCTCCGGTGTGAATGGGAAGAtgatcagacagacagacgggaGCTGCTTAAAATACTATCACCGGGCTTGTTGAACAATATCCATCTTAGTGAATGCATTGATCAGCTGTACTCAAGAGGTATTATCAATGAGGaggacaaacaacaaatagagtGCATGGAGAAAATGCACGGCACCATCGCAGGAACGCGAAAGATGTTTCAACTATTTCCTCGGCGGTCAGTAAACTGGACTACAGAGCTCGCCCATATACTGAAAGCACATGGTCTTGGGGACTATGCGAGCTTTTTCATAGAAGAAAATGACGATTTAGAATCAGGTAATGGATTATAGTGTGCGCAAACGTGTGCTTAGTATATTCTACGGCGTAGTAGGGagtatatttcagaaaatatCGCATATAAAAAATGCTTACTGTGGGAAGATTCATGGGTACGATTAAGATAGCTATAACATAACTgtctattaaattatataaaggcAACGTTTTTTTTTCGTGGCACGATATTGAGAGATATAGTATAGGCTAACAATCCTTATTGTGATACTTTGTTGGCATTGTGACAATAGTTACCGTACGTTTTCAGAATCTCACAGCACGAGTGCATCACCCAGAGTTCCAGCG from Dreissena polymorpha isolate Duluth1 chromosome 1, UMN_Dpol_1.0, whole genome shotgun sequence carries:
- the LOC127853321 gene encoding uncharacterized protein LOC127853321, with product MGNYLCRYRPESHEEVDQIYITPAGAQNPAPNPAPCKGRTFGRSSHVYYNNACTKQPIYENAGVMDPRFSTERLHSTLNNTQANNWTDEQSLETDPYISLNEVREQDLTNDEDSTRVKSPAGRLDEDSLTEHSLDATHLKQPASHRSSKRSSSTYDSGRGSGSKKRSIKRWLEATPRQHIEHMVNTYRPHITQTISVKEMLVHVETAMSKHGYSTLEALLDKKPETELAEMLLESIEVSNEPGKWQTFINALEKLEYGPLLKLLRCEWEDDQTDRRELLKILSPGLLNNIHLSECIDQLYSRGIINEEDKQQIECMEKMHGTIAGTRKMFQLFPRRSVNWTTELAHILKAHGLGDYASFFIEENDDLESESHSTSASPRVPARIRQLTPAAHPDVDPHLHRGGHGRIIARIETLLREFEYDNKRQRLEFKTMLEECNSKVDQLKDVVCRQSAKLEDLNGNEERKYQIIETMSEKVEHLSSLIQTMHSYTGLPPTRCGPAPIDSGLGSENEVTDCDCDDSLLSTHF